In Candidatus Hydrogenedentota bacterium, the following are encoded in one genomic region:
- a CDS encoding NUDIX hydrolase, translating into MTENGGLPPVPRIRAAAILRKGDSVLLVQHQKEGQTYWLLPGGGVNFGESLAEALQREVREETGLDISVGDIALVNDSLSPDKRCHIVNICFWGEVRGGILTKGSDPRLCQARFVPIRDISGFSMLPDLRGPLSRLLSSPGISGPTYLGNLWRDLP; encoded by the coding sequence ATGACCGAGAATGGTGGATTGCCGCCGGTTCCACGTATCCGCGCCGCCGCGATCTTGCGCAAAGGCGACAGTGTTCTCCTCGTGCAGCACCAGAAAGAGGGGCAAACGTATTGGCTCCTTCCCGGCGGCGGTGTGAACTTCGGGGAATCTCTTGCCGAAGCGCTGCAGCGCGAGGTTCGAGAGGAAACCGGCCTGGACATCTCGGTTGGGGACATTGCGCTGGTCAACGACAGCCTTTCGCCTGACAAGCGATGCCACATCGTAAACATCTGTTTCTGGGGGGAGGTTCGAGGGGGAATTCTGACAAAGGGTAGTGATCCCCGGCTGTGCCAAGCCCGGTTCGTGCCCATTCGGGATATTTCCGGCTTCTCGATGCTCCCCGATCTCCGCGGACCGTTGAGCCGTCTGTTGTCATCGCCGGGCATCTCCGGTCCCACCTATTTGGGAAACCTGTGGCGGGACTTGCCCTGA
- the hflX gene encoding GTPase HflX, translating into MEQEKRERLIELEHPPVTETAVLVRLILPPDDPGDVEESLEEMKRLAWTAGADVAVTVVQRRPKPCPRTLIGRGKLDVLKAACEEHEAGLAIFDCNLAPSQCANIGDALGIKVVDRTQLILDIFALRAQSNEGKHQVELAQLEYLLPRLTGRGSAMMRQQGGIGVRGPGEQKLEVDRRVVRERIRRFKAELEGTRNRRRIQRKRRIEGGIGTVALVGYTNAGKSSLLNALTRAGAFVEDKLFATLDTTTRRRALPSGREVTFTDTVGFIRNLPHSLVAAFRATLEEVNEADVLLMIVDASHSAAEEHMKAVRGVLDEIEVGEKPSVLVLNKMDIATPTQAHELEARFGRGVRVSAKTGAGIEDLLRAIDANLTPQLCRVQLRIPQHKGGIVARVHDAGKVLRQEYEDNVVVLDAEIDPVLRRQVAEYIV; encoded by the coding sequence ATGGAGCAGGAAAAGCGCGAAAGACTGATCGAACTGGAGCATCCACCGGTGACGGAAACCGCCGTTCTGGTGCGGTTGATACTTCCGCCGGATGACCCTGGCGATGTCGAAGAATCCCTGGAAGAGATGAAGCGGTTGGCGTGGACGGCCGGCGCTGATGTGGCTGTGACGGTTGTGCAACGGCGGCCAAAGCCATGTCCCCGCACGCTCATCGGACGCGGCAAACTCGACGTTCTTAAAGCGGCGTGTGAAGAGCACGAAGCCGGTCTGGCGATCTTCGACTGTAACCTCGCGCCAAGCCAGTGCGCCAACATTGGCGACGCCCTGGGGATAAAGGTCGTCGATCGCACCCAGTTGATTCTGGACATTTTCGCGTTGCGCGCCCAATCCAACGAGGGCAAGCACCAGGTCGAACTGGCCCAACTCGAATACCTCCTTCCGCGTCTCACGGGCCGCGGCTCGGCGATGATGCGCCAGCAGGGCGGCATCGGGGTGCGCGGACCCGGCGAACAGAAGCTTGAAGTGGACCGCCGGGTGGTGCGCGAACGCATCCGCCGTTTCAAGGCGGAGTTGGAAGGCACTCGTAACCGCCGCCGCATCCAGCGCAAACGCCGTATTGAGGGCGGGATCGGAACCGTCGCACTCGTCGGTTACACGAACGCGGGAAAGTCGTCATTGCTGAACGCCCTGACCCGGGCGGGTGCGTTCGTTGAGGACAAGCTGTTCGCTACGTTGGACACCACCACCCGCAGACGCGCCTTGCCGAGCGGCCGCGAGGTAACTTTCACGGACACGGTAGGGTTCATCCGTAATCTCCCGCATTCGCTCGTTGCAGCCTTCCGCGCCACGCTCGAGGAGGTCAACGAAGCGGATGTGCTGTTGATGATTGTCGATGCATCCCATTCCGCCGCTGAAGAACACATGAAAGCCGTGCGCGGCGTTCTCGATGAGATCGAGGTAGGGGAGAAACCGAGTGTTCTCGTGCTGAACAAGATGGATATCGCCACGCCGACGCAGGCCCACGAGTTGGAGGCGCGTTTCGGGCGGGGCGTGCGCGTTTCAGCGAAGACCGGGGCCGGCATCGAGGATTTGCTCCGTGCCATCGATGCAAATCTGACGCCGCAATTGTGCCGCGTTCAGCTCCGCATTCCTCAGCACAAGGGCGGCATTGTGGCCCGGGTGCACGATGCCGGAAAAGTCCTGCGCCAGGAGTATGAAGACAACGTGGTGGTGCTCGACGCCGAGATCGACCCCGTGCTCCGGCGCCAGGTGGCCGAGTACATCGTATGA
- a CDS encoding exo-alpha-sialidase, whose translation MTKQFHLCMAGRAGMAFMVALCASSAHAAPEPAETETTVAPTPLEEVFPLPETTYDTQAFADKVLKNGGRIDFVFGDERPFAQCHASTLTQPAPGVLLGAWFGGTEEKDPDVGIWFSRFADGVWAPPQRLAKVNDTAHWNPVLFTASGTGTFLFFKVGPEIPYWQTYWMKTTDAGVTWTAPQELVPGDKGGRGPVKNKPIILSDGAWLAPASTELEGWKPFADRSDDDGKTWTRTEDFAIDNVKIPGIGAIQPTLWESSPGNVHALLRTAAEKVGRADSADGGRTWSPMRLTGLPNNNSGIDVLKLEDSRLLLLYNPIGKNWGPRTPLNLAVSTDNGETWTDLVSLETGEGEYSYPAIVLTADGAALCYTWRRERVRCWQIPSSVFE comes from the coding sequence ATGACGAAGCAATTTCACTTGTGTATGGCGGGACGAGCAGGCATGGCCTTCATGGTGGCGTTGTGTGCATCGAGCGCGCACGCGGCGCCCGAACCCGCGGAGACCGAAACCACAGTTGCGCCCACGCCGCTCGAGGAGGTGTTTCCTTTGCCTGAAACAACGTACGACACCCAAGCATTCGCTGACAAGGTCCTGAAGAACGGCGGCAGAATCGACTTCGTGTTCGGCGACGAACGCCCGTTCGCGCAGTGCCACGCATCCACGCTGACCCAGCCCGCCCCGGGCGTGCTGCTCGGTGCGTGGTTCGGCGGCACCGAAGAAAAGGACCCCGACGTGGGCATCTGGTTCTCACGGTTCGCGGACGGCGTCTGGGCGCCGCCCCAGCGCCTGGCCAAGGTGAACGACACCGCACACTGGAATCCGGTCTTATTCACCGCCTCTGGAACCGGCACATTTCTCTTTTTCAAGGTGGGGCCCGAAATCCCGTATTGGCAGACCTACTGGATGAAAACAACCGACGCCGGAGTGACGTGGACAGCGCCCCAGGAACTCGTGCCTGGCGACAAGGGCGGTCGCGGCCCCGTGAAGAACAAGCCCATCATTCTCTCCGATGGCGCATGGCTGGCCCCCGCCTCGACCGAACTGGAGGGATGGAAGCCTTTCGCCGACCGCTCTGACGATGACGGCAAGACGTGGACCCGCACCGAAGACTTCGCCATCGACAACGTGAAGATCCCCGGTATAGGAGCCATCCAACCAACGCTCTGGGAATCATCCCCCGGAAACGTGCACGCCTTGTTGCGGACCGCAGCGGAAAAGGTCGGACGCGCCGACTCGGCCGATGGCGGGAGAACCTGGTCGCCTATGCGCCTCACCGGTCTCCCCAACAACAACAGCGGCATTGACGTTCTGAAACTCGAAGATAGCCGCCTTCTATTGCTCTACAACCCTATCGGAAAAAACTGGGGCCCACGCACCCCCCTCAACCTGGCAGTCTCGACCGACAATGGCGAGACGTGGACGGACCTTGTCAGCCTCGAAACCGGGGAAGGCGAATATTCCTACCCGGCCATAGTCCTCACGGCCGACGGCGCCGCTCTGTGCTACACTTGGCGCCGCGAACGCGTCCGCTGCTGGCAGATACCGTCCTCGGTGTTCGAATAG
- the rpsI gene encoding 30S ribosomal protein S9 — protein sequence MAVDAKTNEVVAIGRRKNASARVRLRPGTGQVIVNGRPLDEYLAREVLVMLAKQPFDVTDTVDRFDIRARCSGGGLMGQAGALRLGIARALVELDEKYRPALRKYGLLTRDAREVERKKYGQPGARKRFQFSKR from the coding sequence GTGGCAGTCGACGCAAAGACCAATGAAGTGGTAGCCATCGGGCGGCGGAAGAATGCATCCGCGCGCGTGCGCCTGAGACCCGGAACGGGCCAGGTGATCGTAAACGGGCGGCCTTTGGACGAGTACCTCGCTCGCGAGGTGCTGGTGATGCTTGCGAAACAACCGTTCGATGTGACGGATACCGTGGACCGGTTTGACATCCGCGCCCGCTGCAGCGGCGGCGGGTTGATGGGACAGGCAGGCGCGCTCCGCCTGGGCATTGCCCGCGCGCTGGTCGAGCTGGATGAGAAGTACCGTCCTGCGCTGCGTAAGTATGGCTTACTGACCCGCGACGCCCGCGAGGTCGAGCGCAAGAAGTACGGACAGCCCGGCGCGCGCAAACGCTTCCAGTTCTCGAAGCGGTAA